In the Euphorbia lathyris chromosome 5, ddEupLath1.1, whole genome shotgun sequence genome, one interval contains:
- the LOC136229520 gene encoding uncharacterized protein: protein MEANVEEALRAKEIAEKRFAEKDFAGAKNYALKAKTLCPGLEGISQMVSTFEVYIASEGKCNGAIDYYSVLGLKPSADRDAVKKQYRKMAVLLHPDKNKTVGADGAFKLVSEAWTKLSDSLKRNSYDFRRNKQMTSCPVQTNLSSVHAAGVAGYNNCSNSNASHGLDTFWTVCTSCKVQYEYLRKYVNKRLSCKNCRGTFVAVETGTAPVNGSFPYSPWSYVPGSGYSISTHGYDGATYVPTTPTVFTGNGVSGLHTGHGYEYVSNVSFQWSSYSGTTAGVVGHNGSSGITTDAVYQVNGNVTGARANAKSAANGKRTMKSTVGSINSNIVTSYNDSSVSKACRPDKRSKVVVGAGCSNGHEENGLKPASEIRFANGNASAEHEPRLPNPSELPPRRISVAPAFDARKLLIDKARTDIQKKLQEMSSAATGAVAKQNVEKKSKEVEPVPKFDNSNASVHETKQIKTEPVSIIVPDPDFHDFDKDRSEECFKPKQIWALYDEDDGMPRLYCLIRQVVSVNPFKILITYLNSKTDTEFGHVNWIDSGFTKSCGHFRAWHTDLVDQVNIFSHLLKGEKAGRGGCVRIYPRSGDIWAVYRNWSRDWDRSTPDDVRHQYEMVEVLDNYSEELGICVAPLIKLTGFKTVYQRNMNKDAIRWIPRREMLRFSHQVPSWSLEGGGSNLPEKCWDLDPAATPDELLNGAAAAEAKA from the coding sequence ATGGAAGCCAACGTAGAAGAGGCCCTTAGGGCAAAAGAAATTGCTGAGAAGCGATTTGCCGAGAAAGACTTTGCTGGTGCAAAGAATTATGCTCTGAAGGCAAAGACCCTGTGTCCTGGATTAGAAGGTATATCTCAGATGGTGTCCACTTTTGAAGTTTATATTGCATCTGAGGGCAAATGCAATGGTGCAATTGATTATTATTCAGTTCTTGGTTTGAAGCCATCAGCAGATAGAGATGCTGTGAAAAAACAGTATAGGAAGATGGCTGTGTTGCTTCACCCTGATAAGAATAAAACTGTAGGAGCCGATGGAGCATTTAAACTTGTATCTGAAGCCTGGACCAAGCTATCCGACAGTCTCAAGAGAAACTCTTATGATTTCAGGAGAAACAAACAGATGACATCATGTCCTGTTCAGACTAACTTATCTTCGGTTCATGCTGCTGGAGTCGCAGGATATAATAATTGTTCAAATTCAAATGCTTCCCATGGACTTGATACCTTTTGGACTGTTTGCACGTCCTGTAAGGTTCAGTATGAGTATCTCCGGAAGTATGTGAATAAGAGGCTTTCGTGTAAGAACTGCCGAGGTACTTTTGTTGCTGTTGAAACTGGGACAGCTCCTGTGAATGGTTCTTTTCCTTACAGTCCCTGGTCATATGTCCCTGGTAGCGGGTATAGTATTAGTACTCATGGATATGATGGAGCTACTTATGTCCCAACCACTCCTACAGTATTTACAGGAAATGGGGTCTCAGGATTACACACAGGACATGGATACGAGTATGTTTCGAATGTGTCATTTCAGTGGAGCTCATACTCTGGGACTACTGCTGGAGTTGTGGGTCACAATGGATCATCTGGTATAACCACTGATGCTGTTTATCAGGTTAACGGAAATGTTACTGGTGCAAGAGCTAATGCTAAATCAGCAGCAAATGGAAAGCGTACAATGAAAAGTACAGTAGGTAGCATAAATTCAAATATCGTTACTAGCTACAATGATTCATCAGTTTCCAAGGCTTGCAGACCTGATAAGAGAAGCAAGGTTGTTGTTGGAGCTGGGTGTAGCAATGGGCATGAAGAAAATGGTTTGAAGCCTGCTTCAGAAATAAGATTTGCTAATGGAAATGCCAGTGCTGAGCATGAACCCAGGCTTCCTAATCCAAGTGAACTTCCACCAAGACGTATATCAGTTGCGCCTGCTTTTGATGCTAGGAAGTTGTTGATCGACAAGGCAAGGACTGACATTCAGAAGAAATTACAAGAGATGAGTTCTGCTGCAACTGGAGCTGTAGCAAAACAGAACgtggaaaaaaaatccaaagagGTTGAACCAGTTCCTAAATTCGataattcaaatgcttcagTCCATGAAACAAAGCAAATTAAAACTGAGCCAGTGTCAATAATAGTCCCGGATCCTGATTTCCATGATTTTGACAAAGATAGATCAGAGGAATGCTTCAAACCGAAGCAAATATGGGCTTtatatgatgaagatgatggtATGCCTCGCTTGTACTGTTTGATACGCCAGGTTGTCTCGGTTAATCCCTTTAAGATTCTCATCACTTACTTGAATTCTAAAACTGATACTGAATTCGGGCACGTGAATTGGATAGATTCTGGTTTTACTAAATCATGTGGGCACTTCAGAGCATGGCATACTGATCTGGTGGATCAAGTGAACATTTTCTCCCATCTTTTAAAAGGGGAGAAAGCTGGCAGAGGTGGTTGCGTTCGGATATACCCTAGAAGCGGAGACATATGGGCTGTTTATAGAAACTGGTCAAGAGATTGGGATAGGTCAACTCCAGATGATGTGAGGCATCAGTACGAGATGGTGGAGGTTCTTGATAATTACTCGGAAGAGCTTGGAATTTGTGTGGCTCCACTGATCAAATTGACAGGTTTCAAGACAGTATATCAAAGGAACATGAACAAAGACGCGATTAGATGGATTCCAAGGAGAGAGATGTTACGTTTCTCGCACCAGGTGCCATCTTGGTCACTGGAAGGAGGGGGAAGCAATTTGCCGGAAAAGTGTTGGGATCTGGACCCAGCTGCAACTCCAGATGAGCTGCTTAACGGGGCAGCGGCAGCAGAAGCGAAGGCTTGA